In the Alteromonas sp. M12 genome, one interval contains:
- a CDS encoding nucleoside deaminase: MDKFMRAAIDEAIKGKQEGGIPIGSVIVYQNQIIGRGHNRRVQSGSPILHGEMDAFENAGRQPASVYRECVLYTTLSPCSMCSGAILLYEIPKIIIGENQTFIGEEQLLKRRGVELEVLQDPECIQLMEQFITESPELWNEDIGTE, from the coding sequence TTGGACAAATTCATGCGAGCAGCCATTGATGAAGCTATCAAAGGCAAACAGGAAGGCGGTATCCCTATTGGTTCAGTTATTGTTTATCAAAACCAAATCATTGGTCGTGGACATAATCGCAGAGTGCAATCTGGTAGTCCCATTTTACACGGTGAGATGGATGCCTTCGAAAATGCTGGGCGACAACCTGCAAGTGTATACCGTGAGTGCGTTTTGTATACAACATTGTCACCCTGTTCAATGTGTTCAGGGGCAATTCTGTTGTATGAAATTCCTAAAATTATCATTGGTGAAAATCAAACCTTTATTGGTGAAGAGCAATTGCTTAAACGCAGAGGTGTTGAGCTAGAAGTTCTGCAGGATCCAGAATGCATTCAACTGATGGAGCAATTTATTACTGAATCTCCCGAATTATGGAATGAAGATATTGGTACTGAATAG